A window of the Fusarium poae strain DAOMC 252244 chromosome 3, whole genome shotgun sequence genome harbors these coding sequences:
- a CDS encoding hypothetical protein (MEROPS:MER0000864~BUSCO:15491at5125) — protein MLRAERNRHDVKSDKMRRILGLDHSGGVMSSVLQVRSRALSLTGSVLGLKGESSSPPGLGNMDNSCYQNSILQGLSSLKPLPEYLSAYLEASDDSGDQDVAQTLRTLINDLNDGTNYGRTLWTPGVLKSMSTWTQQDAQEYYSKILDDVDKSVAKAVKSVQPQHPGLAVKMDKDDTTASEHSDDSGYQSIVHSPETNLPHNPLEGMLAQRVACVQCGHSDGLSMIPFTCLTLSLGLNKNQHDLYERLDAYSKVEAIENVECTKCTLIRTQQQLSAMANKMQASGSPNEKVVEHLNQRLEAVELALEEDDFDDKTLTEKCKISAQNKVSSTKTKQIVVSRPPKSLAIHMQRSVFDPSTFNMMKNSAPVDFPMTLDLAPWCLGSTGSNPPNERLKLEEEWVTDPQKSMVAGDQGSSKLSGPIYELRAVVTHYGRHENGHYICYRKYPRRSPPTKAAEDDEPDSKAGTQSEPSTNEKERDEPEMNWWRLSDHNVSQVSEDVVLSLSPGVFMLFYDCVDPSMVMNDEDDINMQDAHEVTDVDAVNRLVGATGTTAPIDQGLQSQKANVTPEEPSVHKEDATSCSANGQTDETITRGSDLAAANTPSLVRIEP, from the coding sequence ATGTTGCGCGCCGAACGAAACCGACATGATGTCAAGAGCGATAAGATGCGAAGGATCCTGGGGCTGGACCACTCTGGTGGTGTCATGTCCTCAGTCCTCCAGGTTAGGAGCCGCGCCCTTTCTCTAACAGGCAGTGTTTTGGGATTGAAGGGCGAGTCTTCCAGTCCACCAGGCCTCGGTAACATGGACAACTCATGCTACCAGAACAGCATTCTCCAAGGACTTTCATCTCTGAAACCTCTACCCGAATACCTCTCTGCCTACCTTGAAGCGTCCGACGACAGTGGCGATCAAGATGTCGCACAAACATTACGAACATTAATCAACGATCTCAACGACGGAACGAATTACGGAAGAACACTATGGACTCCTGGCGTACTCAAGTCAATGAGCACCTGGACACAACAAGATGCTCAAGAATACTATTCTAAAATACTAGACGATGTCGACAAAAGCGTTGCCAAAGCTGTCAAAAGCGTGCAACCTCAACACCCCGGCCTCGCGGTTAAAATGGATAAGGACGATACAACTGCGAGCGAACACAGCGACGACAGTGGTTATCAAAGTATAGTTCATTCACCGGAAACTAATTTACCTCATAACCCGCTGGAAGGTATGCTCGCGCAAAGAGTTGCCTGCGTCCAGTGTGGTCATTCCGACGGACTATCCATGATCCCTTTCACATGTCTGACGTTAAGTCTGGGCTTGAACAAAAACCAACACGACCTGTATGAACGGCTGGATGCGTACAGCAAGGTGGAGGCGATTGAGAATGTCGAGTGCACCAAATGTACTCTCATCAGGACTCAGCAACAACTATCGGCAATGGCAAACAAAATGCAGGCAAGCGGGTCGCCTAACGAGAAGGTTGTAGAGCATCTAAACCAGCGACTGGAGGCAGTCGAGCTCGccttggaagaagatgacTTTGACGACAAGACGTTGACTGAAAAGTGTAAGATCTCGGCTCAGAACAAAGTCAGTTCCACAAAGACCAAGCAAATTGTCGTTTCACGGCCACCAAAAAGTTTGGCGATTCATATGCAACGATCGGTGTTTGACCCCTCCACCTTCAATATGATGAAGAACTCAGCGCCAGTCGATTTCCCCATGACGCTAGATCTCGCGCCTTGGTGCTTGGGCAGCACCGGTTCTAATCCGCCGAACGAAAGATTGAAGCTGGAAGAAGAATGGGTTACTGACCCTCAAAAATCCATGGTAGCCGGTGATCAGGGCTCAAGCAAGCTTTCGGGGCCTATTTACGAACTTCGCGCGGTTGTAACGCATTATGGGCGACACGAGAATGGCCACTATATATGTTATCGCAAGTATCCACGACGCAGCCCTCCTACCAAGGCAGCCGAGGATGACGAGCCTGACAGCAAGGCCGGCACTCAGTCGGAGCCCAGCACGAATGAAAAAGAAAGGGACGAGCCCGAAATGAATTGGTGGCGCTTGAGCGACCACAATGTCTCCCAAGTCAGCGAGGATGTGGTCTTGAGCCTTTCCCCTGGCGTGTTCATGCTCTTCTACGATTGCGTAGACCCTAGCATGGTCATGAacgatgaagacgacatCAACATGCAAGATGCACATGAAGTCACGGATGTAGATGCCGTAAACAGGCTGGTCGGTGCCACAGGAACTACTGCCCCGATCGACCAGGGGCTCCAAAGCCAAAAGGCTAATGTGACGCCAGAAGAGCCATCTGTACATAAAGAAGATGCCACGTCATGTAGCGCAAATGGCCAAACTGATGAAACGATAACGCGCGGCTCGGATTTGGCTGCTGCAAACACACCTTCACTGGTTCGCATCGAGCCATAA
- a CDS encoding hypothetical protein (TransMembrane:11 (o36-55i67-86o106-131i138-157o163-182i189-210o222-241i253-277o283-303i310-328o361-381i)), whose product MTGSRDLEANGASPRFEGIDSGFIEKAPTQGTGSRIHASVYIVTWIFFSNATILFNKWLIDTAGFRYPIILTTWHLLFATIATQLLARTTSLLDSRHALPLSRRLYVRTILPIGVLYSASLVFSNIVYLYLSVSFIQILKATGPVCTLIASWAWGVAQPDGKTFANVMIIVVGVAIASFGEIEFSMWGFIFQMCGTVAEAVRVVMIQVMLSAEGLRMDPLVGLYYYAPVCTLMNLVVVCFSEGPRFKWEDAATAGYGMLFANACLAFILNVISVFLIGKTSGLVMTLSGILKSILLVAASVIIWSTHITLLQTLGYSIALMGLVLYSVGYEQLLNTWDGLVAWGTGTLNREGEMSPALRKAIMVGCLGFITMIIAGALWHYHGFSGTPVARATTSWFGH is encoded by the exons ATGACGGGTTCAAGGGATTTAGAGGCCAACGGGGCCTCACCTCGATTCGAAGGGATCGACAGTGGTTTCATAGAGAAGGCTCCTACTCAAGGAACTGGTTCAAGGATACACGCTTCTGTCTATATTGT GACATGGATCTTCTTTTCCAACGCAACTATTCTCTTCAACAAGTGGCTCATTGACACTGCTGGATTTC GATATC CCATCATTCTCACCACATGGCACCTCCTCTTTGCAACGATAGCCACACAACTTCTCGCTCGGACAACTTCTCTTCTCGATTCTCGCCATGCCCTTCCTTTGTCTCGACGACTTTACGTGCGGACGATCCTCCCTATCGGCGTCCTCTACTCGGCATCGCTCGTGTTTTCCAACATCGTCTACCTCTATCTGTCGGTCTCTTTCATCCAGATACTCAAAGCCACCGGCCCTGTCTGCACACTCATCGCTTCATGGGCCTGGGGGGTTGCTCAACCTGACGGCAAGACCTTTGCCAATGTCATGATTATCGTGGTCGGTGTTGCCATTGCCAGCTTCGGAGAAATCGAATTTTCTATGTGGGGTTTCATCTTTCAGATGTGTGGTACCGTTGCCGAAGCTGTGCGCGTTGTCATGATTCAAGTCATGCTCAGTGCCGAGGGTCTCCGTATGGATCCTCTTGTCGGTCTCTACTACTACGCACCTGTCTGCACCCTCATGAACCTGGTTGTGGTCTGCTTCAGTGAAGGTCCTCGATTTAAGTGGGAAGATGCAGCCACTGCAGGCTATGGCATGCTCTTCGCCAACGCATGTCTTGCATTCATCCTAAATGTCATCAGTGTCTTCCTT ATTGGTAAGACTTCAGGACTTGTCATGACTCTCAGTGGTATTCTGAAGAGCATTCTCCTCGTGGCAGCGTCCGTCATTATTTGGAGCACCCACATCACTCTTCTCCAAACACTCGGATACTCAATTGCCCTCATGGGTCTTGTTTTGTATTCAGTGGGTTACGAGCAGCTACTCAACACCTGGGATGGGCTAGTTGCTTGGGGTACAGGTACACTCAACCGTGAAGGCGAAATGTCTCCGGCATTGCGCAAGGCGATTATGGTCGGTTGCCTGGGTTTCATCACCATGATCATTGCCGGAGCATTGTGGCATTACCACGGATTCTCTGGCACCCCAGTTGCGCGGGCGACAACATCGTGGTTCGGCCATTAA
- a CDS encoding hypothetical protein (SECRETED:SignalP(1-26)~CAZy:AA9): MTFLYTSSIKSSFWLTLLVTATSVSAHGHVDEIIVNGVSYQGYGSTDFPYMQDPPVVAGWTIEQADNGFVSPDKYNDPDIICHRDATPAKGHIELAAGDTLTLRWSGWPDNHNGPVLNYLANCKGPCERVDKTELEFFKIDGLGLLEQGTPGTYADSVLKDNGDRWNVRIPENIAPGNYVLRHEIIALHNALDKGGAQNYPQCFNLKITGDGSDSPSGYLGTELYDAEDPGILVNVYSSSVDYEVPGVEDSAMEVDKPPAPAPRKLKASDLPLPSATRAAIESLAHSFKKEGAYDSIRKQVWDKFEASDYEAQVTKSILEVAEQEIERNPQQLLTLDRRKAAALIDGALERSGVYQKAEDVISQLIDVDAIEERIRETRRADVGEEAAEAEKARGAKTDEEYAAETEARRTERERVREELRQKEAAIEEEKRRILKEERKKEEREREKAELKRQEERDERRRKREQEREERERLRDIEREKRHKERDRDRDRDRSRNTRDRDRGHDRDRDRDRHRDDDRHRDDRQKEKLAVSAELKEKLSKEEHERLEQEALADLLRESSKPSQKQEMEVDAALAPPPRKTGPVSAINPIRRERSSITEGRKTSDAGLKVERGGSETPSRAKKPAVDEAKPGRSASQVVDHDGDRDRERDRLRERDNRRERRSNSPRRGQSGSRVRDRQMIALLEAALVLSMITMSEADLGDANAVDLDLGRDRSRERRDRSRSRLRTDRRDRTRSRTRRDPSRSRDVRLGGADHYDPRERDRDRDRPRERERNERSPPRRRSRERARDDRDQEKLRERERDKAPEKEREKEKEKEKPSDRRSPSRSLAPASATRPSSSKAQDELEEWKQEEVKKREKEAKAYLAAQKDARNKGLPIPGLDDKKSSGDISPDLRRRRVTDDIDRYMPGGREERRTSRTRSRSRQRDATKDRDRERDRGDRDRDRDKLRGGDSYRERDRDRDRDRRDRDRDRDRSRERERDRDRRDRDRGRDRDRERERSRDRRNRRDRSLSPRRERRDTSRSRR; this comes from the exons ATGACGTTTCTATACACCAGCTCTATCAAATCCTCATTCTGGCTCACTCTTCTCGTCACTGCCACTAGTGTTTCTGCTCATGGCCATGTTGACGAGATCATCGTCAATGGTGTATCCTACCAAGGCTATGGAAGCACCGACTTTCCATACATGCAAGACCCTCCTGTTGTTGCTGGCTGGACCATTGAGCAAGCAGACAACGGCTTCGTTTCACCTGACAAGTACAATGACCCAGACATCATCTGTCACCGAGATGCAACTCCAGCCAAGGGACATATCGAACTTGCTGCTGGTGACACTCTCACTCTCCGATGGTCAGGCTGGCCTGACAACCATAATGGCCCTGTCTTGAACTACCTCGCCAACTGCAAAGGCCCTTGTGAGCGAGTCGACAAGACCGAGCTTGAATTCTTCAAGATTGATGGTTTGGGCCTTCTCGAACAGGGCACGCCTGGCACGTACGCAGACAGTGTACTCAAGGACAATGGAGACCGGTGGAATGTCCGCATTCCAGAGAATATTGCTCCTGGAAACTATGTTCTTCGCCATGAGATCATTGCTCTGCACAATGCTCTGGACAAAGGTGGCGCACAGAACTACCCACAATGCTTCAACTTGAAGATCACTGGCGATGGATCTGACTCCCCTTCCGGCTATCTCGGTACTGAGCTTTACGATGCCGAGGATCCTGGTATTCTTGTCAATGTCTACTCTAGCTCTGTTGACTATGAAGTTCCTG GTGTTGAGGATTCTGCCATGGAAGTCGATAAACCGCCTGCACCCGCGCCGCGAAAACTCAAAGCCTCCGATCTTCCTCTACCTTCGGCGACAAGAGCGGCGATAGAATCCCTCGCGCATAGCTTCAAGAAGGAGGGCGCCTACGATTCTATTCGAAAACAAGTCTGGGACAAATTTGAAGCTAGC GATTACGAAGCTCAAGTCACAAAATCAATTCTTGAAGTCGCCGAGCAGGAAATCGAACGCAATCCGCAGCAACTCCTCACGCTCGATCGTCGAAAGGCTGCAGCCCTCATCGATGGCGCTTTAGAAAGATCTGGAGTCTACCAGAAGGCAGAAGATGTCATCAGCcaattgattgatgttgatgctaTAGAAGAGCGCATCCGCGAAACACGCCGGGCAGATGTTGGCGAAGAAGCAGCAGAGGCGGAAAAAGCTCGAGGCGCGAAAACAGACGAGGAGTATGCTGCTGAAACCGAGGCCCGAAGGACAGAGCGTGAGCGCGTACGGGAAGAACTACGACAGAAAGAAGCAGCaattgaagaagagaagagacgaATTTTGAAGGAGGAACGAAAAAAGGAGGAGCGAGAACGTGAGAAAGCCGAGCTCAAACGTCAGGAAGAAAGAGATGAGCGTCGCAGAAAGCGCGAACAGGAACGTGAAGAACGTGAGAGACTGCGAGATATCGAAAGGGAGAAGCGGCACAAAGAGCGTGACAGGGACCGCGACAGGGACCGAAGCCGGAACACACGAGACCGGGATAGAGGCCACgaccgagaccgagaccgagaTCGTCATCGTGATGATGACCGACACAGGGATGATCGGCAGAAGGAGAAGTTGGCTGTTTCTGCAGAGTTGAAAGAGAAGCTCTCCAAAGAGGAACATGAGCGCCTGGAACAAGAGGCTCTGGCCGACTTACTTCGCGAAAGTTCCAAGCCATCTCAAAAGCAAGAGATGGAGGTTGATGCGGCTTTGGCACCGCCTCCACGGAAGACAGGGCCTGTTTCAGCCATCAACCCCATTCGGCGAGAACGCTCATCCATCACCGAGGGCCGCAAAACCAGCGATGCAGGGCTCAAGGTCGAACGTGGCGGTTCCGAAACCCCCTCCCGTGCAAAGAAGCCTGCAGTGGACGAAGCTAAACCAGGGCGAAGTGCTTCCCAAGTTGTGGACCATGACGGAGATCGCGACAGAGAACGTGATCGTCTACGTGAGCGCGATAACCGTCGTGAGCGTCGCTCAAATTCTCCACGCAGAGGCCAGAGTGGTTCGCGCGTTCGAGACAGAC AGATGATCGCACTGCTAGAAGCCGCTCTCGTCCTAAGTATGATCACTATGAGCGAAGCAGATCTCGGAGACGCGAACGCAGTCGATCTCGACCTAGG ACGAGATCGAAGCCGAGAAAGGAGAGATCGCTCGCGTTCGCGGCTGCGCACTGATAGGCGGGATAGAACCCGCTCCCGCACTCGACGTGACCCAAGTCGTTCCCGCGACGTTCGACTTGGTGGAGCTGATCACTATGACCCCCGAGAAAGAGATCGGGATAGAGATCGTCCTCGAGAACGCGAGAGAAACGAGAGATCTCCCCCACGACGACGAAGTCGGGAGAGGGCTCGTGATGACCGTGATCAGGAGAAGTTACGCGAGAGAGAACGCGACAAGGCTCCCGAGAAGGAACgtgaaaaggaaaaggaaaaggagaaaCCATCCGACCGACGAAGCCCTTCACGATCACTAGCTCCCGCCTCTGCCACGCGACCCAGTTCTAGCAAGGCACAGGATGAACTTGAAGAGTGGAAGCAGGAAGAGGTCAAGAAGCGAGAAAAGGAGGCCAAGGCATATCTGGCGGCTCAAAAGGACGCTAGAAACAAGGGCCTACCGATCCCAGGACTCGACGACAAAAAGAGTAGCGGCGACATATCTCCAGACTTGCGACGCCGCCGAGTCACCGACGACATTGATAGATATATGCCTGGAGGTCGTGAAGAGCGCAGGACGAGCCGCACTAGGAGTCGTAGCCGCCAGCGTGACGCGACCAAGGATCGAGACCGTGAAAGGGACAGGGGAGATAGAGATAGGGACCGTGATAAGCTGAGAGGTGGGGATAGCTACCGCGAGCGAGATCGGGACAGAGATCGAGACCgcagagacagagacaggGATCGAGATCGATCTCGTGAACGTGAGCGGGATAGAGATCGTCGTGATCGCGACAGAGGCCGTGATAGGGATCGGGAGAGAGAAAGGTCCAGAGATAGGAGAAACAGACGAGATCGGAGTTTGTCTCCCAGGCGAGAGCGACGGGACACTAGCAGGAGTCGTCGCTAA
- a CDS encoding hypothetical protein (TransMembrane:3 (o277-296i325-348o368-387i)~BUSCO:23440at5125) — MDAYSPVSSSHVQDDIKQPEKKEGVNPLRPYYIPPSIGEPAETVTKSSPSPNPFPDGRHVTAAGERYASKARDILSDLEYNDYLGDTSPSMVQNAKSLIDELLWKYSSVLMAQPFEVAKTLLQVRNQDENAIFGLPVEPETPKKPVTPPRSSMYDFRDSDSEGEEPSYFSSNIPSTPHESPWGSSSRRDPSPVKKPAIPEHYLQLRRPDSILEVIGQLWSKEGAWGVWKGSNATFLYTVLQSLLENWGRSFLSAIFNVPDMGVREDIDRMIDIASPYPWASLFVSAAAAVATGLVLSPLDLVRTRLIVTPSSNGQRRTLATLRSLPSYLCSSMLVVPTVLNSLIHPLITLSTPLVLRTQFMIDSQVSPMAFSISKFIASSSAILLKLPIETVLRRGQVSLLSSQEYVQALSPGQPFTTIIPPGRYEGTFGTMFHIVNEEGTHEAPATAHGAKKGKAKSKGVAATVYKGQGREGLWRGWKVNWWGLVGLWTASVVGHGGEGEF, encoded by the exons CCGTACTATATTCCTCCCTCAATTGGAGAGCCCGCTGAGACAGTCACCAAGTCAAGCCCTAGCCCGAACCCATTCCCAGATGGACGACATGTGACTGCCGCTGGTGAACGATATGCCTCCAAAGCACGCGATATCCTCTCCGACCTCGAATACAATGATTACCTAGGCGATACCTCGCCGTCCATGGTCCAGAATGCGAAGAGCCTTATCGACGAGCTGCTATGGAAATACAGCTCAGTTCTTATGGCCCAGCCATTCGAGGTAGCAAAGACCTTGTTGCAGGTTCGGAATCAGGATGAAAATGCTATATTTGGACTTCCCGTGGAGCCAGAGACCCCTAAGAAGCCGGTCACTCCACCTAGAAGCTCCATGTATGAT TTTAGAGACTCGGACTCTGAGGGCGAAGAGCCTAGTTACTTCTCATCAAACATCCCTTCAACTCCTCATGAATCCCCATGGGGTTCAAGCTCTCGACGAGATCCGTCGCCCGTGAAGAAACCAGCCATCCCAGAACACTATCTTCAACTCCGACGCCCAGATTCGATTCTCGAGGTCATCGGTCAGCTATGGTCGAAAGAGGGTGCTTGGGGAGTGTGGAAGGGTTCAAACGCCACATTCCTGTACACAGTGTTGCAGTCGTTGCTGGAGAACTGGGGTCGAAGCTTCCTCAGTGCAATTTTTAATGTCCCAGACATGGGTGTTAGAGAAGACATTGATCGCATGATCGATATTGCTTCGCCCTACCCTTGGGCATCTCTTTTTgtttctgctgctgctgctgtggcCACAGGACTTGTCCTATCACCATTGGACTTGGTCCGAACTAG ACTTATTGTCACCCCGAGCTCAAACGGCCAGCGCAGGACGCTAGCTACTCTCAGAAGCCTCCCCTCCTACCTCTGCTCCTCAATGTTGGTAGTCCCAACCGTTCTCAACTCCTTGATCCATCCTCTTATAACGCTCTCCACACCTCTTGTGCTCCGAACTCAGTTCATGATCGATAGCCAGGTCTCGCCCATGGCTTTCTCCATCTCCAAATTCATCGCTTCATCGTCTGCTATTCTTCTCAAGTTGCCCATTGAGACCGTACTTCGACGTGGACAGGTCTCGCTTCTGTCAAGCCAGGAATACGTGCAGGCACTCAGTCCCGGACAACCGTTCACCACTATTATCCCTCCCGGACGTTATGAAGGCACTTTCGGTACCATGTTCCACATTGTGAACGAAGAGGGAACCCATGAGGCTCCCGCTACGGCACATGGAgcaaagaagggcaaggcaAAGAGTAAGGGTGTTGCCGCAACAGTCTACAAGGGTCAAGGCCGTGAGGGACTGTGGAGAGGCTGGAAGGTCAACTGGTGGGGTCTTGTTGGTCTCTGGACTGCGAGTGTGGTAGGCCATGGTGGAGAGGGCGAGTTTTAA